A single Rhopalosiphum padi isolate XX-2018 chromosome 4, ASM2088224v1, whole genome shotgun sequence DNA region contains:
- the LOC132929933 gene encoding uroporphyrinogen-III synthase-like, whose protein sequence is MTHSKSNTTFIIFKAYSEENDPIDPYINILKNEGYEANLVPTLEFEYHNFDVLNHKLQKPQDYSGMVITSPRCVRGIVKCLADSKLDENWHKKPMFVVGETTSRLVNKELGFEPIGADSGNAMALIPIILKYELSKPLLAPCGNLNLNILSDNIKTVKFENIEVYRTIPHNNLKTNLNMLLSQIKNQIGVIFFSPSGFRAILDLMPKQLFSQLHIFAIGPTTGAAIKEAGFILTGACEKPKPESMLEMIQSFIK, encoded by the exons ATGACTCATTCTAAATCTAATACaactttcattatttttaaagcttATTCAGAAGAAAATGACCCAATAGAtccatatataaacattttaaaaaatgaaggaTATGAAGCTAATTTAGTACCTACTTTAGAATTtgaatatcataactttgatgTGCTTAATCACAAACTACAAAAGCCACAAGATTATTCTG gtATGGTTATAACAAGTCCAAGATGTGTACGCGGAATTGTTAAGTGTTTGGCCGATAGTAAGCTAGATGAAAATTGGCATAAGAAACCTATGTTTGTAGTTGGAGAAACAACATCTCGGCTAGTAAACAAAGAACTTGGTTTTGAGCCAATTGGAGCTGATAGTGGCAATGCCATGGCTttgatacctattattttaaaat atgaattAAGTAAACCATTATTAGCTCCATGTGGAAATCTAAATCTAAATATACTAtcagataatataaaaactgttaAATTTGAGAATATAGAAGTTTACCGGACTATaccacataataatttaaagacaaatttaaatatgttattgagtcaaattaaaaaccaaataggagttattttttttagtccTTCTGGCTTTCGTGCAATATTAGATTTGAtgccaaaacaattatttagtcAATTACAT atatttgCTATTGGTCCTACTACAGGTGCTGCTATTAAGGAAGCTGGTTTTATTTTAACTGGGGCATGTGAAAAACCAAAACCAGAGTCTATGTTAGAGATGATACagtcatttattaaataa
- the LOC132929932 gene encoding zinc finger MYND domain-containing protein 10 translates to MMDIISQNEVDFFIEHIKESKLNELGSKIWYDNHDRLQKLNQQATLDASKGGEEYIKDQLISYGKVSIIVHEAICVAIWREKVLPELLCIIPNPTQSFTLYFILFHETVAVGLLQKILFHEEGVQSLGNYALDLFDHIIFAITHIAIGNTNNFQICSKITDMPVEDEIIEHKHKIQFEVGICCIGIMFNMLLHIKNLSLSVTTRMTTNNDVPMLICQLLNVKPWIKLENKKKYIFQENSWKIMNETNNIIPKQEAHLWLSLHEFFTSEQLRKSYEITQFRKKNLMQLQHLLNDSVLDQIPPLIHFRQCLYQLSLTEVSTRFKRTLIMELNAEIRPTILNTYTKQWKKIARTQVVYLFGNDSYDVAKSLSETYEHIDDFEAKENICAHCRQPAKNRCSKCKKQWYCSRKCQVTNWDKHKIICQ, encoded by the exons atgatggatATTATATCACAAAATGAAGTTGATTTTTTCATTGAACATATTAAAGAATCAAAACTTAATGAACTTGgatcaaaaat ATGGTACGATAATCATGATCGTTTGCAAAAACTCAACCAACAAGCTACATTGGATGCTTCTAAAGGCGGAGAAGAATATATTAAGGATCAGCTCATCAGTTACGGAAAA GTTTCTATTATTGTACATGAAGCTATTTGTGTAGCTATATGGAGAGAAAAAGTACTTCCAGAATTACTGTGTATTATTCCAAACCCTACACAATCATTTACACTATATTTTAtc ttatttcatGAAACTGTGGCGGTTGGACTGTTACAAAAGATACTATTTCACGAAGAAGGTGTTCAATCATTAGGAAATTATGCTTTAGATCTGTTTGACCATATCATATTTGCAATCACACATATAGCTATTGG aaacacaaataattttcaaatctgTTCAAAAATAACTGATATGCCAGTAGAAGATGAAATAATTgaacataaacataaaatacaatttgaagtGGGAATTTGTTGCATTGgcataatgtttaatatgttactacacataaaaaa cTTATCCTTATCTGTTACTACAAGAATGACAACCAATAATGATGTCCCAATGTTAatatgtcaattattaaatgtaaagcCTTGGATAAAgttggaaaacaaaaaaaaatatatttttcaag AGAATTCATGGAAAATAATGAacgaaacaaataatattataccaaaacaAGAAGCTCATTTATGGTTAAGTCTACATGAATTTTTCACATCAGAACAGCTACGTAAAAGTTATGAAATAACTCAATTTCGGAAAAAAAATCTTATGCag tTACAACATTTACTGAATGATAGTGTTTTGGATCAAATTCCCCCATTAATACACTTTAGACAATGTTTGTATCAGTTGAGTTTAACAGAAGTTTCAACGAGATTTAAACGCACTCTTATTATGGAATTAAATGCTGAa ATTAGGCctactattttaaatacttatactaaACAATGGAAAAAAATTGCAAGAACTCAAGTAGTTTATTTGTTTGGAAATGACTCATATGATGTAGCTAAATC actGAGTGAAACATATGAACATATTGATGATTTTGAAGCCAAGGAAAATATTTGCGCTCATTGTAGACAACCAGCAAAAAATAGGTGCTCCAAGTGTAAAAAGCAATGGTATTGTAGCCG GAAATGCCAAGTAACCAATTGGGATAAACATAAAATCATCTGTCAGTAA
- the LOC132929934 gene encoding probable nuclear transport factor 2: MAMNQLNPAYEAIGKGFVQQYYVLFDDPSQRPSLAAMYNPETSFMTFEGVQLQGTVKIMEKLNSLTFQKINRVVTSVDSQPMFDGGILINVLGRLQCDEDPPHPFNQVFVLKSVGTTFYCAHDIFRLGIHDTM, from the exons ATGGCTATGAATCAATTGAATCCAGCTTACGAAGCTATTGGAAAAGGGTTCGTACAACAATATTACGTGCTATTTGACGACCCGTCCCAGAGGCCTTCGTTGGCCGCAATGTATAAC CCGGAAACGTCTTTTATGACTTTTGAAGGTGTTCAACTACAGGGTACAgttaaaataatggaaaaattaaat agtttaacttttcaaaaaatcaataGAGTTGTAACATCAGTGGACTCTCAGCCAATGTTTGATGgtggtatattaattaatgtattaggtCGTTTACag tGTGATGAAGATCCACCTCATCCATTCAATCAAGTGTTTGTATTAAAATCTGTAGGTACTACTTTCTATTGTGCCCATGACATTTTTCGTTTAGGAATTCATGATACTATGTAA